One genomic region from Ovis canadensis isolate MfBH-ARS-UI-01 breed Bighorn chromosome 24, ARS-UI_OviCan_v2, whole genome shotgun sequence encodes:
- the C24H16orf54 gene encoding transmembrane protein C16orf54 homolog isoform X4, whose amino-acid sequence MPPTPEPPSGQTEASSWAPLPCGPCIPIMVALATLAAIFLLATAVLAERLFRRSLQPDPSIRAPTLVWRPGGELWIEPIGTPRERSEDWYGSEVPLLTDRAPDLPAQGGTLEARATAPPAPSAPRSPPSSLVPQTPPNAPNRSTFWGPQVWDERPQAPGLVSWAEPEQRPEASAYPGSPQARRVRPGSPDLEWGLQPRVTLEQISAFWRREGRSSVGF is encoded by the coding sequence ATGCCTCCGACCCCAGAGCCGCCCTCGGGGCAGACGGAAGCCTCCTCATGGGCCCCGCTACCCTGTGGACCCTGCATCCCCATCATGGTGGCCCTGGCCACGCTGGCCGCCATCTTCCTCCTGGCCACAGCCGTGCTGGCCGAACGCCTGTTTCGCCGCTCTCTCCAGCCAGACCCCAGCATCCGCGCACCCACCCTCGTGTGGCGCCCCGGAGGAGAGCTGTGGATCGAGCCCATAGGCACGCCTCGAGAGCGCTCTGAGGACTGGTATGGCTCGGAGGTCCCCCTGCTGACGGACCGTGCCCCAGACCTGCCAGCCCAGGGGGGCACCTTGGAGGCACGAGCGACAGCCCCACCCGCCCCCTCAGCCCCACGCTCCCCTCCCAGCAGCCTGGTCCCCCAGACCCCACCCAATGCCCCAAACCGGAGCACCTTCTGGGGGCCCCAGGTCTGGGACGagaggccccaggccccaggcctggTGAGCTGGGCTGAGCCTGAACAGAGGCCAGAGGCCAGTGCATATCCCGGGAGCCCCCAGGCTCGGAGGGTGCGGCCAGGAAGCCCGGATCTTGAGTGGGGCCTGCAGCCTCGGGTCACCCTGGAGCAGATCTCAGCATTCTGGAGGCGTGAAGGCCGAAGCAGTGTGGGTTTCTGA
- the C24H16orf54 gene encoding transmembrane protein C16orf54 homolog isoform X3, with amino-acid sequence MGDQGARQEMPPTPEPPSGQTEASSWAPLPCGPCIPIMVALATLAAIFLLATAVLAERLFRRSLQPDPSIRAPTLVWRPGGELWIEPIGTPRERSEDWYGSEVPLLTDRAPDLPAQGGTLEARATAPPAPSAPRSPPSSLVPQTPPNAPNRSTFWGPQVWDERPQAPGLVSWAEPEQRPEASAYPGSPQARRVRPGSPDLEWGLQPRVTLEQISAFWRREGRSSVGF; translated from the coding sequence ATGCCTCCGACCCCAGAGCCGCCCTCGGGGCAGACGGAAGCCTCCTCATGGGCCCCGCTACCCTGTGGACCCTGCATCCCCATCATGGTGGCCCTGGCCACGCTGGCCGCCATCTTCCTCCTGGCCACAGCCGTGCTGGCCGAACGCCTGTTTCGCCGCTCTCTCCAGCCAGACCCCAGCATCCGCGCACCCACCCTCGTGTGGCGCCCCGGAGGAGAGCTGTGGATCGAGCCCATAGGCACGCCTCGAGAGCGCTCTGAGGACTGGTATGGCTCGGAGGTCCCCCTGCTGACGGACCGTGCCCCAGACCTGCCAGCCCAGGGGGGCACCTTGGAGGCACGAGCGACAGCCCCACCCGCCCCCTCAGCCCCACGCTCCCCTCCCAGCAGCCTGGTCCCCCAGACCCCACCCAATGCCCCAAACCGGAGCACCTTCTGGGGGCCCCAGGTCTGGGACGagaggccccaggccccaggcctggTGAGCTGGGCTGAGCCTGAACAGAGGCCAGAGGCCAGTGCATATCCCGGGAGCCCCCAGGCTCGGAGGGTGCGGCCAGGAAGCCCGGATCTTGAGTGGGGCCTGCAGCCTCGGGTCACCCTGGAGCAGATCTCAGCATTCTGGAGGCGTGAAGGCCGAAGCAGTGTGGGTTTCTGA